From a single Kryptolebias marmoratus isolate JLee-2015 linkage group LG6, ASM164957v2, whole genome shotgun sequence genomic region:
- the LOC112451402 gene encoding protein ALP1-like, translating into MKDHHIQTRPLYCRINLSVPVLDRFFNEEDPRPDFRLSRESLAVLLNLLNLDRQHGWGAAIDTLVFLFWLASGASYRVVSRVFGMPRSTVHRIVHHITEEVVAVCHQVIHLPKNPEDLEVVSHGFAGLARHRAFVKAAGAINGCHIQIKPLSSPDGQCYRNRKLFPSIILQAVCDHRGRFIDTYVGWPGSVHDSRVLRHSPLYRQSVYPPPGHFILADGGYPCLQRPLPLITPYKRPLQGVGAQGFNTRHSRARSIIERAFGMMKTRFRVIFLQALEVHHTFVPHVITACCVLHNICLSDGDVVALEDEPEEDVAEDEGEAGLEAVSGALWRDQLSAEVSALEEVPADHDYF; encoded by the exons atgaAAGACCATCATATCCAG ACCAGACCCTTATACTGCAGGATTAACCTGAGTGTCCCAGTCCTGGACcgtttttttaatgaagaagaTCCTAGACCGGATTTCCGATTAAGCAGGGAGTCTCTGGCAGTGTTGCTTAATCTCCTGAATCTGGATCGACAACATGGTTGGGGTGCCGCAATTGACACCCTGGTGTTTCTTTTCTGGCTGGCAAGTGGAGCATCCTACAGGGTGGTGTCAAGAGTGTTTGGGATGCCTCGTTCTACTGTCCACCGCATCGTCCATCATATAACAGAAGAGGTGGTGGCCGTTTGCCACCAGGTCATCCACCTCCCTAAAAACCCAGAGGACCTGGAGGTAGTGTCCCATGGGTTTGCAGGGCTGGCACGCCACAGAGCTTTTGTGAAAGCAGCAGGTGCGATcaatggctgccacatccagATCAAGCCTCTGAGCAGCCCTGATGGTCAGtgctacagaaacagaaagttgTTTCCTTCCATCATCCTCCAGGCAGTGTGTGACCATCGGGGTCGCTTCATTGACACGTACGTGGGCTGGCCTGGGTCGGTGCACGATTCCAGGGTGCTCCGCCACAGCCCACTGTACAGGCAGTCAGTCTACCCTCCTCCAGGGCATTTTATCCTTGCAGATGGAGGGTACCCATGCCTCCAACGTCCACTCCCCCTCATCACTCCGTACAAGAGGCCACTACAAGGTGTGGGAGCCCAGGGCTTCAACACTCGTCATTCCAGGGCACGCTCTATTATTGAGCGTGCTTTTGGAATGATGAAGACGAGGTTCAGGGTCATCTTCCTGCAAGCGCTGGAGGTGCACCACACCTTTGTACCTCAT GTCATAACAGCATGCTGCGTTCTCCACAACATCTGCCTCAGTGATGGTGACGTTGTGGCCCTGGAGGATGAGCCTGAGGAAGATGTTGCAGAAGATGAGGGGGAGGCTGGTTTGGAAGCAGTCAGCGGTGCTCTCTGGCGGGACCAACTGTCTGCTGAGGTGTCTGCCCTGGAGGAGGTACCAGCGGACCATGACTACTTTTAA